The nucleotide window TAAGTTGAAGAAGTAGCTGGAGAACAGAGCCGCCCGGAGAATTCTGGGCGGTTATATAAATCGCGCTAAGAACACTCGCAAAGTTTCATAAAAATAGCCTGTAAGGCTTTTCAAACTTATGAGTAATTTACTCTTCCATCTTAGGTAGGCTGTTACCTTCCAATGAAGCTATCTTTTTTCGCTTCCGCATACTGGAAAGATATGCTCCAAAAGTCATCAAATACGCAAGGCCTTGTCCACCAACCACATAGATCAAAAATTGCTTTACGCTAGCGCCACTCCAGCAAGCCAAGCCTAGAGAGAAATATAAAATTACGGCAGAAAGCCAAAAGGAAACAATCAGTTGTACTAATTGAACCTGATCTCTCTCTTGCTTAAGATCCGTTTCCTCGTCCTCATCGGCTTTCTGTTTATTTATATCATTCATCTTATCCTTCAGATCATAGGAATCTGAATGAACCGAAGCTACAAACAAATTTAGTAAAACGACAGGTAAGGTTATGGCTAAAGACAAAATAATCAATTTGATAGAGTCTAGGTCAATAAAGAGATCACGATCAAAATGAAAGATTATCAATGCTCCAGGAGAAACCGATCCTAGAAAAACAAACAAAAAAATGAAACTCTGCCTTATCGTAACTCCCTTTAATTCAGAAATCATATAAATCCTTTTAAATTAACAGCTTAAATAAAAACGCAATTTGAAAATAATATTCACACCACTCTAGCCATATACTCAGATGGCCGCAAATCACATAGTTCCTCTAAATTCCCCTGTAACGAAAATAACTTGGGATCTGCTCGATATTTAAATACACGGTACAAGTGGTAACGCTTGGCATTTGCTTGTGAAAAACGCAGCTCATTTGGTGTGACATAAAATGGCGTATTCTTACCGTTCTTGGTTGTCTTCGCTTCAATATAACGGTCTGAACCATTTTCCTCAAAAGACAGAACATCGAAACCTGCAGATGGTCCTTGGGTTACAGAAACCTGCTCTACCCTTTCAGCCAATGACTCTTTACCCGCCCGAATAAGACGCGCCCTTTCAAAATTCATAACAAACTGTTCACCTGCATCGCCCAATGCAATGTTATTCGCTTCTATTTCTAAGAAATTAACCTTCTCTGGTACATAAATAGCCTGGGGCTCAGCTACAGAGTTTGCACTAATATCGACAGGCTTAGGAGCTTCTTCATAGGCTGCCAAGAAGTCCTTAACGGATGGGATAGTAGGAGGGGCTTCAGCATCTTTTTTAAACAACTCATAAAGATCACGATTTCGAGCTAAATAACTGAAGACTTCATTAAATAAAGCACCTTGATAATTCCCAAGGGGTTTATAGCCTACGATACCCTGAATATCTTCCGACATGAGCACTGCACTAATGTTTTGATGCTTCATTTCAACAGAACCATGAGTACGATTGCTGAGTTGTTGAATAAGAGCACGACGATGCTCAGCTTTATTGTATTGCTCGCCCCTTAACTCAAGGCGGAGCATATTGAAGTAGTCTTGAACAACCGCCTCAATCTCAGATTCTGACCAATTCTTAGCCATTTACATCCCTGAAATCTAAAACTTATATCCACACTCTGCCTCTATTTATCCAAACTTTCAAACAGTTAGAGTGCATTTATGAAATAATGCTACATCCCCTACGGGGGCTTCCCACAACTCTGATGCTCATGCGCTACACAGCGCTCAGGGGTAGTCATCAGTAAAACGGATAAACGATTCGACGTTTGCTTAGCTTCCTCTGCAATACGCCCTCACAGGGGCTTAGCCGGCCTGTCACTCCTGTTGAGCAGATAATAGGCGATCGCATTCAGATCCCGTTGCTGCAGGTACGCAGTGCCTTCACGAACCACTTCCGCCATGCTGCCGCCGAACACATCGCCATCCGCTTTGACCCCGGTTTTCAGGGCGTACCCCAGATCCACCTCGCTCCATCCGGCCTCGGTTAAAGCCGTTGCCGTGATCGGTGGAATCTTGCCATCGTCTGCATCTGCTACGTCTCCACCGCTATAGAGTGCACTGTCATCCAGCGCCCCTAGCCGGTTTCTCGGGCTGTGGCAGGCGGCGCAATGGGTTGCGCTCTCAACCAGAAACTTCCCCCGGTTATAACGTTCATCTTTGTCAGACTGCGGCGTAAACCGCTGCGCCTCAAAATACAGTGATTGCCACAGATAGACGCCCCGGCGCAGATTAAACGGAAACTCCAGCTGATGTTCTGGACTGTCCTGAGCGACCGGCGGTACGGTCTGAAAGGCAGCCCAGAGATCGGCAATATCCTGATCACTGAGCCGGGTATAAAACTCGTAGGGAAATGCCGGGTAATAGGGTTTGCCCGACGGTGAACGCCCGTGACGCAATGCGGTGGCAAACTGCTCCAGATTCCAGCCACCTATACCCGTTTCCACATCCCGGGTCAGGTTGGGTGGATAGAAGGTACCAAACGCTGTTTCCATCGGTGCACCACCCGCCAGTGCCGCACCAGCGCCTTTGCTGTCGGTATGGCACGCGATGCAACCACTGGCTCTGGCCAGATAGGCTCCCCTGGAGACATTGCCCGTGCCGGTAGTCAGTTGCAGTTCTGGAAAAGTGGCCAGCAGTGGCAGACTGAACCAGCCGCCTGCTGCTGTCACCAATAGCAACACAAGCAGCAACCCGGGCTTCTTCATAAGCAGGCTCACTCTTCTTCGCGATAGCGCTCGTGGCAGGATGAACAGTTATCAGTCACCATCTGGAACACCATGCTGGCGGGCATCTGAGCCAGTTGCTCCGGATCATCCATCATATGCTCAGAACCACCCATCATGCTGCCGGACCCCATCATGCTATCTGAGCCCATCATGCCACCGGAGCCGCCCATCATATGGCCGGTATCACTCTGTTTATTAGCTGCGGCCCGGTACAGACCTTCCGCCAGTCTGACCTGTCGGTCTGCCAGATTTTTAAACCGCTGCCACTCGTCCCAGATCAGTGGCTTAGCTTCAGAGTGGCCTGACAGGCTGCCTTCGGGGAACAGTTTCGTCATGGCATCCCCTGAGTGCATTTTAATGATTTCGGCGGCGTGGCGAATGGTGTCTGCGTTGTAGCCGGTCTGGCCTTTAAAGATAGCCGCCACCGCCTTAACAGAATCCTTCATCTCTTCCATCAGATCCATCCGCTCTTTAACGATACCGGTGGCGCCACCATGGGCAGCAACCAGTTGCGCCGTAAGCGCCGTCACAGCCATCAGACATGCGGATAATATGATTTTTTTCATCGTAACAGGATTCCCGTAATCAGTAAGAATATAGCCTAACCGTTTGCTGTATGGATCAGAATAAAGAACCGCGAAGAGGGAATAATCGCTTTTACCCTACCCAGGTACACCCGCGACAGTTGACGCAACGCTGCCAGTATAAAGGTTCCGATCGGTGGCATGTCAACCGCACGGGATGCCCCGGGAGAATCTATCTATCTGCTGCGCTTTTTAATCGCCAGTGCGGTTCTCAGCCGTCCACTGCCGAAGGCGGACATTTTATCAAAATCCTCACGGGTGATGGGCAGATACTGGTTGTCGATCGCCAGCTGACTATCATCCCCGGCATCGGGATCGTGAACATAGAAGCAACGCTCATCAATCCCGGTCACCGCCACCCAGTGGGGGGCTTTCTTACCATCCAGCCGGAAGGTACTGATCAAAATAATCACCGCATATCCCTCCTGCAGCCAGTCTGAGATGCGCTGCTGACCGATCTCAGCATACACCACACGTATATGCGTATCCTGCCCGGTTTTTTCCACAAACTGCTGATGCACAACCCCCAGCACCTCTTTCTTATGGGCCGAACGGACGCCCTCGACAAACAGCGGGCCTTCGGTGTTAATCAGCACGTCAACGGAAAATCCCCGCTGACTGGCAGCCAGTGCCAGCCCCAGTGGATGGCAGCCGCCATGCCCGGTGGTCATAAAGATCGTGGTAGCTTCGCGCCAGATATCCAGCTCCTGCTTCTGATCCACCACCAGCGTTTCATCGAGACTGGCCATCGCCATCATCAGCGCAGCCGGGCCACAGGTAAAAGGGGTGGTTTGCTGATACCAGGGGGTCAGGTGCTGGGTCTTATCGATGCTCAGATAACGGATGGTTTTCTGCATCCGTAACGCATCGGAGTGATCTTCATAATAATCATGGTATTCACCAAATACCCGATAGCCACTCCTGCGATACAGCGCCACCGCTGCAGTATTGGATTTAGCCACCTCCAGCCGCATAAACAGATAACCCCGGGCGGCGGTGGCCGACCCGAGCTCACTCATCAGTCGGGCTGCTGTGCCGGACCCGCGCATCTCTGGCAGAATCGCCAGAGAGTACAGCCGCGCCAGACGGGTGCCTTTATGACACCAGACCAGCCCGTAACCCACCACCTTGTCCTGCTGAACCGCGACTATAAATTCCCCATGGGGTGCTTTTATCCAGTTGCGCAGACTGCGGCGGTGCAGACGATCACCGTCAAAACAGCGATTTTCTATCTGTTCCAGCGTGTCGAGATCATCGGCGGATGCCCGACGAAAGGTCACGGCCTGGTGTTCCTGTGTGGCGTTCATCAACGGTTATCCTGAATCATGGCCTATCGCCCCCGCAGCTCAAAGCGACGCAGAAACTCATACATAATCTGCATATACAGCTCTTCACCCAGATAGAGATCTTCCACACCGCTGTCGATACTGGGGTTATCATTGACCTCTATCACGTAGGCACATTTATCCACCTCTTTGATATCAATACCGTAGAGACCATCACCCACCACCGCAGCCGCTTTTAACGCAGCATCCAGCACTACCCGGGGTACCTCAAAGGTCGCCAGGGTGTCAAAGCCACCGGAAAAGTTGCGCTTCGATCCATGGTTATAGATCTGCCAGTGGTTGCGCGCCATATGGTAGCGGCAGGCATAAATCGTCCGCCCGTTCAGCACCCCGATCCGCCAGTCGTAGTCGGTAAACATATATTCCTGAACCAGCAGTAGTGCAGATTCCTGGAACAACTGATCCAGCAGGGTTTTCAGCGCTTCCCGGTTTTCTGCCTTAAACACACCTTTTGAAAACGATCCCTCCGGGAGCTTTAACACCACCGGAAAACCGAACTCAGCGGCAATACTGTCCAGAGTGCCCTCACTGGCTTCGGTGATCACCTGAGTTTTCAGACTGGGAACTTTCTTGTAGTTAAACGCATCGTGCAGATAGACCTTATTACAGCAACGCAGTATCGAGCTGGGGTCATCCAGCACCACCAGACCATTCTCTTCAGCCTCACACGCCAAACGGTAGGTATGATGGTCTATGGCTGTGGTTTCACGAATAAACAGGCCATCAAACTGGTTCAGATGGTTTAGCTCATCCGCAGTGACGGTTTGTGCCCGGATGCCAAATTTTTCTGCCGCTTTAACAAACCGGCCGATCGCCCGTTTATCACTGGGTGGCACCTTTTCCTGCGGATCGACCAGAATCGCCAGATCCCAGCGGTATTTTTTACCGGCGCCTTTCTTATGCCAGCTTATCCGGGCGTATTCATCCATCACGCCAAGGGCAAAACTGAGCTGTTCCGTGGACAGGGATGACAATGAGCAGCGAATCAGGCGGATATCAATACCCGACTCACTGGCACTCAGCGTCATCTCCAGCAGGGGCGCCGGGAACTGCTGAAACGCTTTACTGGCAATTTTTTTCAACCGCGGGTCTTCAACCATTCCCATACAGATAATATGACTGTCTGCCGAGACCGGCTCTTCAGCCAGCCCGGCCAGCAGAGCGCTGCTTAGCCACAAACCGGAACTCCCCCGGCTGCGCAATGCGTTGATCACTTTAACGCTGGGTAGCACCTGATGCTGCCGGGCTTCCGCCAGCAGAGAACAGTAATAGCCCTTACTGAGATAACGCTCGGTATCACACAGGTTAATGATGCGGATTTTGGGCTCACCCAGTTTGGGGTAGTCCCGCAGATAGGTTTCAAATGTCAGAGTATTTGCCGGCAGACCCGACAGGGAAACGTCATCATCCACCACGAAAAGAGTTTTATACATATGTCAGTCCAAAGGGTTTGGGGCGATGCTTGAGCACATCAGTAACTGACGGTTTGGGCACCCCACATTCACAGGGTTATTAAACAGTTTTTAATTCAGGGATATCCCTGAAGCGTTGTTGTTACCGCGCCCTTCGCAGGTTTTTTATCCACAAAGAGCGCACTATAAGAGCGATTATTGTTCAGCAGCCGTCAGCGTTGTTAAGACACCGGCCAGCAGAGCCATCCCCTGATCTACCTCTTGTTCGGTGAGCGTCAGTGCGGGCATAAACCGCAAAGAGTCTTCCCTTGGCGCATTCAGTAACAGACCGGCATCTCTGGCCAGCTCGACAATCTGAGGGGCTGACAGCTGGCCGGTGTTGATCGCCAGTAACAGTCCTTTGCCCCGCGTAGTCCCCAGGCCAAACTCTTTAGCCAGAACGGCCAGCTGCCTGCAAAAATAATCGCTAACCCGGTTAACCTGCGCCAGAAAGCCCTCAGCCAGTACTTGCTGCAACACGGCCGCTGATACCGCACACATCAGCGGATTGCCGTTGTAGGTGCCGCCCTGATCACCATAATCAAAACAGCTGACCGCTTTGTCGATCACCATCGCCGCAATTGGCACCCCCCCACCCAGACCTTTACCCAGGGTCATAATGTGCGGGGCAGCCTGATATTGCTGATAGGCAAACAGACTGCCGGTCCGGCCAATACCGGTTTGCACCTCATCGACAATCAGTAGCAGATTATGCTGTTTACACAGCGCATCCAGTCCGGCAACAAACTCAGCAGTGGCAGGAATAACCCCCGCTTCACCCTGAATCAGTTCAAGCATAATCGCGACTGTCTGACCATCAATTGCCGCTTCAGTCGCTGCCAGATCATTATAGGGTACCTTGGTAAAACCACTCACTTTCGGCTCAAACAGCGGCGCAAACGCTTCTTTACCGGTGGCCGACATGGTGGCCAGTGTCCGGCCATGAAAACTGTGCTGGAAAGTGATGATTTTAAACGCACCACTTTTGTTTTTCTGACCCCATTTCCGGGCCAGTTTAATCGCACCTTCATTGGCTTCTGCACCACTGTTGGTGAAGAACACCTGATCAAATTTTGAGTTCTCACACAACAGTTCAGCCAGTTCCAGCATCGGCTGATTAAAAAAAGCCGGGCTGGGGTTAATCAGCTGTGCCGACTGTTTGATCAGCGCCTGCTGCATCACCTGTGGACTGTGGCCCAGTGTATTGACGGCCCACCCCTGAACCCAGTCCAGATAGGCTTTGTCATCCTGATCGAACAGATAGTGCCCCTCTCCGCGCAGAAAACAGAGTTCAGGCCGTTTGGTAATCGGAATCAGGTAGTTTTGCTTCGCTAAAACATCATTAGCAGATGGAGAAATCATTCGGGTATTCCTTCAAAAAATAAAATTCGGGCATCACCGCTCTTGCACATCCATGCGCCCGCGGCATACCGTACGTCCTGTACAAAAAAAAAGCCGCAGGGGTTACCTGCGGCTCTTTGAGTATCTTCCTGGCTCAGACGATCATCGTCGTCGGACCACCACACCCAAACAGACACAGGGATACGATACATGGCGTCGCAATGTATTGAGGTAATCTGTCGCGGATACGAGGGTGTTGATAAGTAATGTCATAGTGAGCGGAGTATCGGACGAATTACTTTGCCGGTCAATACTCCTTATTAACTTTTCAAATGAAATATTGGGCCGTCATATTGCCAGCCAAACCCGAATCAAAAACAGACTTCCCGAAGACTTAACACT belongs to Amphritea atlantica and includes:
- a CDS encoding RimK family protein: MYKTLFVVDDDVSLSGLPANTLTFETYLRDYPKLGEPKIRIINLCDTERYLSKGYYCSLLAEARQHQVLPSVKVINALRSRGSSGLWLSSALLAGLAEEPVSADSHIICMGMVEDPRLKKIASKAFQQFPAPLLEMTLSASESGIDIRLIRCSLSSLSTEQLSFALGVMDEYARISWHKKGAGKKYRWDLAILVDPQEKVPPSDKRAIGRFVKAAEKFGIRAQTVTADELNHLNQFDGLFIRETTAIDHHTYRLACEAEENGLVVLDDPSSILRCCNKVYLHDAFNYKKVPSLKTQVITEASEGTLDSIAAEFGFPVVLKLPEGSFSKGVFKAENREALKTLLDQLFQESALLLVQEYMFTDYDWRIGVLNGRTIYACRYHMARNHWQIYNHGSKRNFSGGFDTLATFEVPRVVLDAALKAAAVVGDGLYGIDIKEVDKCAYVIEVNDNPSIDSGVEDLYLGEELYMQIMYEFLRRFELRGR
- a CDS encoding cytochrome c, with the translated sequence MKKPGLLLVLLLVTAAGGWFSLPLLATFPELQLTTGTGNVSRGAYLARASGCIACHTDSKGAGAALAGGAPMETAFGTFYPPNLTRDVETGIGGWNLEQFATALRHGRSPSGKPYYPAFPYEFYTRLSDQDIADLWAAFQTVPPVAQDSPEHQLEFPFNLRRGVYLWQSLYFEAQRFTPQSDKDERYNRGKFLVESATHCAACHSPRNRLGALDDSALYSGGDVADADDGKIPPITATALTEAGWSEVDLGYALKTGVKADGDVFGGSMAEVVREGTAYLQQRDLNAIAYYLLNRSDRPAKPL
- a CDS encoding cytochrome c → MKKIILSACLMAVTALTAQLVAAHGGATGIVKERMDLMEEMKDSVKAVAAIFKGQTGYNADTIRHAAEIIKMHSGDAMTKLFPEGSLSGHSEAKPLIWDEWQRFKNLADRQVRLAEGLYRAAANKQSDTGHMMGGSGGMMGSDSMMGSGSMMGGSEHMMDDPEQLAQMPASMVFQMVTDNCSSCHERYREEE
- a CDS encoding GNAT family N-acetyltransferase/peptidase C39 family protein, giving the protein MNATQEHQAVTFRRASADDLDTLEQIENRCFDGDRLHRRSLRNWIKAPHGEFIVAVQQDKVVGYGLVWCHKGTRLARLYSLAILPEMRGSGTAARLMSELGSATAARGYLFMRLEVAKSNTAAVALYRRSGYRVFGEYHDYYEDHSDALRMQKTIRYLSIDKTQHLTPWYQQTTPFTCGPAALMMAMASLDETLVVDQKQELDIWREATTIFMTTGHGGCHPLGLALAASQRGFSVDVLINTEGPLFVEGVRSAHKKEVLGVVHQQFVEKTGQDTHIRVVYAEIGQQRISDWLQEGYAVIILISTFRLDGKKAPHWVAVTGIDERCFYVHDPDAGDDSQLAIDNQYLPITREDFDKMSAFGSGRLRTALAIKKRSR
- a CDS encoding DUF3883 domain-containing protein — encoded protein: MAKNWSESEIEAVVQDYFNMLRLELRGEQYNKAEHRRALIQQLSNRTHGSVEMKHQNISAVLMSEDIQGIVGYKPLGNYQGALFNEVFSYLARNRDLYELFKKDAEAPPTIPSVKDFLAAYEEAPKPVDISANSVAEPQAIYVPEKVNFLEIEANNIALGDAGEQFVMNFERARLIRAGKESLAERVEQVSVTQGPSAGFDVLSFEENGSDRYIEAKTTKNGKNTPFYVTPNELRFSQANAKRYHLYRVFKYRADPKLFSLQGNLEELCDLRPSEYMARVV
- a CDS encoding acetylornithine transaminase; this translates as MISPSANDVLAKQNYLIPITKRPELCFLRGEGHYLFDQDDKAYLDWVQGWAVNTLGHSPQVMQQALIKQSAQLINPSPAFFNQPMLELAELLCENSKFDQVFFTNSGAEANEGAIKLARKWGQKNKSGAFKIITFQHSFHGRTLATMSATGKEAFAPLFEPKVSGFTKVPYNDLAATEAAIDGQTVAIMLELIQGEAGVIPATAEFVAGLDALCKQHNLLLIVDEVQTGIGRTGSLFAYQQYQAAPHIMTLGKGLGGGVPIAAMVIDKAVSCFDYGDQGGTYNGNPLMCAVSAAVLQQVLAEGFLAQVNRVSDYFCRQLAVLAKEFGLGTTRGKGLLLAINTGQLSAPQIVELARDAGLLLNAPREDSLRFMPALTLTEQEVDQGMALLAGVLTTLTAAEQ